The genomic segment ACAATATAGTGTCCAGCGCCTGTACAGTAGTCACCAGGCATGATGCAGTTAAACCCACCGATCGAAGTAGGCttgtctcctcttcctcagttCCTCGGCCGTGAGCGCATCATTCTGGCCTTCTCTTTGTCCTCCTGCAGAACTCCCTGCTGCCTGGTGACCTGATTTCACATTTCCCTTTTCAGACTCTGAGGACTTGTTGCTCATAACTGCTCCTAGAATATTACAAAAACAGTGGCCAAAATTTCAGTAGtgatattaaaacacaaaatgctaaaattatagtaaacaTACTGTATGCTTAAAACAACGTTATTATTGTCAATCTGGAGCACAGTTTGTGTAATTAAGGCCGAAAACGTATGGACTCATGAtatgatcaataaaaaaagcctaattaATAGTGCAGTCTATGAAGAATTGTGAGATTATGAAAACCACAGatttaatgattaaaaacagtcaATACACTGTAACTTATCTGGATAAGGAAACCAaccaaactaaaacaaactaaaatatcATATCTTAAAACCGGGCAAATCATCCTTTACCTTGCATGCTAAGCTGTATGGCCCTGCGAAGATCAGCTTCTTCATCTTCCACATCGATGTCCTGTCTGCTGAGTGCCAGAGCTTTCTTTAGCTCTTCATCTTCATCCACAACCTCATCGTCCACAACAAAGCCCATCTCTGACTGGCTCAGAGCTGCTGACCTGCTGCTCACCGTGAAAAATGTAATCAGTTACTTAAAGTAAGTAaaattctttgtttattttttagacttttcttCTCCGTATTGTATTGTCTACACATACAGTACGTACCCGGCACTTGTCTGGGCTTCATCCTCTCCAATGAGCTTTGGTCTCTGTCGCTGCTGCACCCTCATGATCCCAAGAATCTGCTCTGCTTCACACTCAGGGAGGTTTCCTCGTATCACAAATATGGAATAACCTGCACAAATTCAACTTTTATAATTGTTTCTGCATTCCAACAActaaaaaaagttcaaaaatgGCAATTTTACAATACCTTCTTGTTGTAACTGTGCAAGGAAAAGCGCTAGATATGTGTCTGATATCAACTCTGGTCCAGTCAACAAGGAATTCAAGTTAAACCActgcaatgaaaacaaaacagtgttttacttTTAGTAAATCAAGCTGTATTAACATGGTTACTGATGACTAGTGCCTCATACCTGTTGTCCAAGTTTACGTATAGTAAACCAGTGCTCCTTGTAGTTGCAAATGAAGGCTTTCTCATTTCTGAAACATAAAATAGGAATACCTGTCACCATCCATTTAAATTGTGTAGTAGTTGTGTGATTACAGGTTAAGTCTTTAAAACTTTACATTGGATTAATCATCAGGCTCTGGTACTCCCGGCTGTTGAAGAGGATTAACTCCAAGCCCCACACTCTCAGTGCATTGCTAATTACCTACAGGAATTAGATGACAGAAACAGGAATTAATATTCATGATTTATAGTGGTTACTGATCTGTTAttaagttataataaaaaaacaaatatctcaCTTGTATTGAAAAGAACCCACTGTCATCCATGTTCCCAGATGGTTGCTAGAAACACAATCAGAGAAGATAAAAATTAGAAACTGTTTGTTATAGCATGTATAAATAGGCTTTAACTTCTGCCCGCTCACCTGTAAGAAGGTCCTATACTCCTCACTGGCCATACCTCCCTCAGCCATCCTCATTCTCTCCTCTTCATCAAGCTGATGAGCAATCGAGGACAGATCCACAGGAGTGAAATACTCACCCTGCAGGAGGTTGTTGAGGCAGTGTTGGGCGCAAAGAGAGCCCTCTTGCTACAAATAAAAGGATCAGTTATTAAAGAGACACCGGCGCAAATGACACTTCTGACATGACAGCACGATGGAATACTTTCTTGACAACTTTGTTAGCGTAATGAACATGGAATAACTTATGATTAATGCTAGAATATTATGGATTTGGTCTGTCTCTACGGTCACAGTCACACACCAGTGAAGCTATATAAAGCTAGCTTAcgtaaacaacaaacacaactaCTTAATAATCctatataagaaaaaatatccatgttaAGCAAGTTCGCTTCGTaacttaacaaaaataaaatgctttcgGGTGTTGAGAAGCTTTTCGCCTTGTCACTCCTAGCCAAAGAAAAACTTTCCACAATCTCTGGCTAGCAGGTgcagttagcatgttagctgtCTGGACAACAATACTCGCAAACCAGCACAAATCTCTCCACACCGGCCGGAAAGCGCCGGTAAACAAATCGCCACCAGAAGGTCCGAGGCTTTCCCAATGAACAGAACGATTTTACTTGGGGCTTAATATTTAAAGTTAAACGTTTAAACTTACTTTCTCATGAAATATGGAATCCATATTCAGCTTTCTGTCAAACATTCAACTCTGACCTCAAGCCCCGCTGCATTCATCATCGCGGAGAGTAAGGCCAATAAGGAgcagcgccccctggtggcctgGCGCCGACACGGCACATTCAAATCTCcattgacatttttattcatttattccagGCAGTACATTATTAAAATCACCGCCCCTGTGGGAAACAAAGCGATATGTAACTACTATACCTAGAGATATTGTTCCAAAAAGTGTCTCTGATCATTTCATTTCCGTCCCTAATATCACAACATTTGAAAACAATATTGGAGGTGGATTCAAAACATAACCATAGACGTCATGTAATAATTGTCTAATCATGAAAGGAGTACTTCGAGGCTACCACCAGAGGGCTAGTCTAGAagattttttgtttacaaaatgctTGTAACAAGAGGCAGACATTACATATAAAAAACGGGCCATTTTCAATTATCCTGTATATGTCCTATGATTTATGTGCTTAACTACATCTGAATATGTCCGACTGTTCTAATTATGGTCTAATAACGTCGTAAAAGGTTTTAATTACAAGTGGGACAGTCTCCTAGTGACGCCTCCTCCTTTACGGCAAATGGAATATGGCGGAGGGTGAGAAATCCCCAGACGGACTGGAGCTCAGCAAGGTATGATTTATAAACAGCTATTATAGCTGTCAGTGGTTAGCGAGACTCGGGGACTAGCCACGAAAGTATAACATGTTAGTTTCTTTGTGACAAAGAGCTTGACGGTGCAGGTAAAGGGCATCTACTTACCAGGCTAGCATTCGTGGTTAGCTCATGTGCTAGCAGCCTTAATGGTTAAAATGTCTCTCCAGAGGTTGCAGTATTTATTGCTCAACAACAGTGAGTGTATGTTGCTGGTTTTCCAGTTAAGACTTGTTACAGTACACAACACCTTCGGGGAAACATGACAGTGTGTTAATCTCCATCCTTCCTGTGGTACTTTGGTGGCCGCTTTGTCCAAAGCGCCTCAACATAAGTTTTCCATgagtttatacattttaatgcacCAAAGTCCCGACTGGTAACCGATGTCGAACCGCTGCAACGTTTTGTCTGTTATAAGCTGCTGTCCAAGACGTTGTTCATACCGTGAACGTTAAACTGGCCTACTTGGATATGATTTTATTATAGTTTATATTTACTGCTTTACAATTGCTGTTAAATCTACAaccaacaaaacacaaatgacaAGCAGTCTTTATAGCAGCTGTAGCCTGGTTAACCtactataaaatatgaaaatgatgtgGTATCTATTGCAACTCGAGTCTGTACCTACAATATGCAGTATGCAAATACATCCAATTTCTGCCAGTATgaatgctgttaaaaaaaatacacgatCACTTTTTCCACCTAACCATTTTAACCTTAGATGGCCTTTGTAAAACGCCTTCATGTTCCAGTGTACATTT from the Centropristis striata isolate RG_2023a ecotype Rhode Island chromosome 16, C.striata_1.0, whole genome shotgun sequence genome contains:
- the atxn3 gene encoding ataxin-3 isoform X1, with the translated sequence MFDRKLNMDSIFHEKQEGSLCAQHCLNNLLQGEYFTPVDLSSIAHQLDEEERMRMAEGGMASEEYRTFLQQPSGNMDDSGFFSIQVISNALRVWGLELILFNSREYQSLMINPINEKAFICNYKEHWFTIRKLGQQWFNLNSLLTGPELISDTYLALFLAQLQQEGYSIFVIRGNLPECEAEQILGIMRVQQRQRPKLIGEDEAQTSAGRSAALSQSEMGFVVDDEVVDEDEELKKALALSRQDIDVEDEEADLRRAIQLSMQGAVMSNKSSESEKGNVKSGHQAAGSSAGGQREGQNDALTAEELRKRRQAYFDRQQQQAQPNIPQQPDTKSTSGSGSVNTGSEEDQQQKPSQ
- the atxn3 gene encoding ataxin-3 isoform X2, coding for MRMAEGGMASEEYRTFLQQPSGNMDDSGFFSIQVISNALRVWGLELILFNSREYQSLMINPINEKAFICNYKEHWFTIRKLGQQWFNLNSLLTGPELISDTYLALFLAQLQQEGYSIFVIRGNLPECEAEQILGIMRVQQRQRPKLIGEDEAQTSAGRSAALSQSEMGFVVDDEVVDEDEELKKALALSRQDIDVEDEEADLRRAIQLSMQGAVMSNKSSESEKGNVKSGHQAAGSSAGGQREGQNDALTAEELRKRRQAYFDRQQQQAQPNIPQQPDTKSTSGSGSVNTGSEEDQQQKPSQ